A portion of the Arcobacter sp. F155 genome contains these proteins:
- the lpdA gene encoding dihydrolipoyl dehydrogenase: MGKIVDILIPDLGADKDVDLIEVMVEVGDEVEVEDGLITLETEKASMDVPTTEAGIIKEILVKVGDKVNSGDLIARVEVQDEAAAEPVKEEAKAAPTAAPAASKPAPSNVEVSANAKEVKGQVLVIGAGPGGYSAAFRCADLGLDTVLVERHPTLGGVCLNVGCIPSKALLHVAKVIDEAAHIEHAGIKFPKPEIDLPGVAAYKSGVVKKLTDGLSAMAKMRKVTVVQGVAKFVDEHTVIVNHTDKEGEQTKVSFDNCIIAAGSQSSKMGFIPHEDPRIWDSTNALEVKEVPKRLLVMGGGIIGLEMATVYQRLGSEIDVVVRGPQVMTGTDKDIVKVYTKANEKKFNFMFKTQTQAIIPKQEGIYVEFKGDNAPAEPQTYDAVLVAMGRTPNGLNIGLENTGVEVDDKGFISVDNQMRTKVPHIFAIGDIIGQPMLAHKAVHEGHVAAEVIAGHKVFFEPKQIPGIAYTFPEIATAGMSEIEAKEAGINYEVASFPWSASGRALASDVSETGMTKLIFDKDTHQLIGGSLVGENAGELLGEISLALEMDCDAEDIGLTIHAHPTLHESVGMCAEIFHGSITDLPNKKAVKKK; encoded by the coding sequence ATGGGTAAAATTGTTGATATTCTTATTCCTGATTTAGGTGCAGATAAAGATGTAGATTTAATTGAAGTTATGGTTGAAGTTGGTGATGAAGTTGAAGTAGAAGATGGACTTATCACTTTAGAGACTGAAAAAGCTTCTATGGACGTTCCAACAACAGAAGCAGGAATTATCAAAGAGATTCTTGTGAAAGTTGGAGATAAAGTAAACTCTGGTGATTTAATTGCTAGAGTTGAAGTTCAAGATGAAGCAGCAGCTGAGCCAGTTAAAGAAGAAGCAAAAGCAGCTCCTACAGCTGCACCTGCTGCTTCTAAACCAGCACCTTCAAATGTTGAAGTAAGTGCTAATGCAAAAGAAGTAAAAGGTCAAGTTCTTGTAATTGGAGCAGGTCCTGGTGGATATTCTGCTGCATTTAGATGTGCTGACTTAGGTTTAGATACTGTTTTAGTAGAAAGACACCCAACTTTAGGTGGAGTTTGTTTAAATGTTGGTTGTATTCCTTCAAAAGCATTACTTCATGTTGCTAAAGTTATTGATGAAGCTGCACATATTGAGCATGCTGGTATCAAGTTCCCTAAACCAGAAATTGATTTACCAGGTGTAGCAGCATATAAATCAGGAGTTGTTAAAAAACTTACTGATGGTCTGTCTGCTATGGCTAAAATGAGAAAAGTAACTGTTGTTCAAGGTGTTGCTAAATTTGTAGATGAGCATACTGTTATTGTAAATCATACAGATAAAGAGGGTGAACAAACTAAAGTTTCATTTGATAATTGTATTATTGCAGCTGGTTCTCAGTCTTCTAAAATGGGATTCATTCCTCATGAAGATCCAAGAATTTGGGATTCTACAAATGCACTTGAAGTAAAAGAAGTTCCAAAAAGACTACTTGTAATGGGTGGTGGAATTATTGGTCTTGAAATGGCTACTGTATATCAAAGATTAGGGTCTGAGATTGATGTAGTTGTTAGAGGTCCTCAAGTTATGACAGGAACTGATAAAGATATCGTTAAGGTATATACAAAAGCAAATGAGAAGAAGTTTAACTTTATGTTTAAAACTCAAACTCAAGCTATCATTCCTAAGCAAGAGGGTATTTATGTAGAGTTTAAAGGTGATAATGCACCTGCTGAACCTCAAACTTATGACGCAGTATTAGTTGCTATGGGTAGAACTCCAAATGGATTAAACATAGGATTAGAAAATACTGGTGTTGAAGTTGATGATAAAGGATTTATCTCTGTAGATAATCAAATGAGAACAAAAGTTCCTCATATCTTTGCTATTGGTGATATTATTGGTCAACCAATGCTTGCTCATAAAGCAGTACATGAAGGTCATGTTGCAGCAGAAGTTATCGCAGGTCACAAAGTATTCTTTGAACCTAAACAAATTCCTGGTATTGCATATACATTCCCAGAAATTGCAACTGCTGGTATGAGTGAAATTGAAGCAAAAGAGGCTGGAATCAACTATGAGGTTGCATCATTCCCTTGGTCTGCTTCTGGTAGAGCATTAGCTTCAGATGTATCTGAAACAGGTATGACAAAACTAATCTTTGATAAAGATACTCACCAATTAATCGGTGGTTCTTTAGTTGGTGAAAATGCAGGTGAATTACTTGGTGAAATTTCATTAGCTCTTGAAATGGATTGTGATGCTGAAGATATTGGATTAACAATTCATGCTCACCCAACTTTACACGAATCAGTTGGTATGTGTGCAGAAATCTTCCATGGAAGTATTACTGACTTACCAAATAAAAAAGCTGTAAAGAAAAAATAG
- a CDS encoding ABC-F family ATP-binding cassette domain-containing protein: MIQLKNLSKHFGEKTLFTDLNLILGQGQRVGLVGRNGTGKSTLFKLILGEEQADDGEILIPKNYKIGALKQHLVFTEKTLVDETALALAEDDKYSIYKVEKILFGLGFSHEDLQKDPLSFSGGYQIRINLAKLLITEPNLLLLDEPTNYLDILSLRWLKNFLKSFDGEVILITHDRDFMDTVCTHTMGIVRQSLFMLEGSTHKFYAQLEANDEHYEKQKEAQDKKRKELEEFIAKNKARASTAAQAQSKVKLLEKMDEMDSIVDEATLEFDFNYKDTPAKVLLDVKDLSFGYKENEILFKDISFTLKKGETLGIIGKNGKGKSTLLNNIAKELKPLSGTIDYHGTTTFGHFGQTNISHLNPNNTIMDEIYVSNAKLPEATVRGICGSMMFSGDDVKKKISLLSGGEKSRVMLGQILAKDVNLLFLDEPTNHLDMQSIDSLTKAIKNFEGSCIIVTHSEELLRQVCDRLIVFAKDGADYFDGTYDEFLEKIGWEEEEGEEQKEKPKQPKVNKKENKKLRASIIQERSKETNPLKKKIEKLENSIMEIEDHIEKQQAELIQASNQGDNSKIIELSQVIKKQEDEVEQMFESLEENQLKLDELMVLYDKKLEEI; this comes from the coding sequence ATGATACAACTAAAAAATCTTTCAAAACATTTTGGTGAAAAGACACTATTTACAGATTTAAATTTAATATTAGGACAAGGTCAAAGAGTTGGTCTTGTAGGAAGAAACGGTACAGGTAAATCTACACTTTTTAAACTTATTTTAGGTGAAGAGCAAGCTGATGATGGGGAAATTCTAATTCCTAAGAACTATAAGATTGGGGCTTTAAAACAACACTTGGTTTTTACAGAAAAAACTTTAGTGGATGAAACAGCTTTAGCTTTAGCCGAAGATGACAAGTACTCTATTTATAAAGTAGAAAAGATACTTTTTGGTCTAGGATTTTCTCATGAAGATTTACAAAAAGATCCTTTATCTTTTTCTGGTGGTTATCAAATTAGGATAAACCTAGCAAAACTTTTAATTACAGAACCAAATTTATTACTTCTAGATGAGCCTACAAACTACTTAGATATCCTTTCTTTAAGATGGTTAAAAAACTTTTTAAAAAGCTTTGATGGTGAAGTGATACTTATTACTCACGATAGAGACTTTATGGATACTGTTTGTACACATACAATGGGTATTGTAAGACAATCCTTATTTATGCTTGAAGGAAGTACTCATAAGTTTTATGCTCAACTTGAAGCAAATGATGAACACTATGAAAAACAAAAAGAAGCACAAGATAAGAAAAGAAAAGAGTTAGAAGAGTTTATTGCTAAAAATAAAGCAAGAGCTTCAACAGCTGCTCAAGCTCAATCAAAAGTTAAACTTTTAGAAAAAATGGATGAGATGGATTCAATTGTAGATGAAGCAACTTTAGAGTTTGACTTTAACTATAAAGATACTCCTGCTAAGGTTTTACTTGATGTAAAAGATTTAAGCTTTGGATATAAAGAGAATGAAATACTTTTTAAAGATATCTCTTTTACTCTAAAAAAAGGTGAGACTTTAGGAATCATTGGTAAAAATGGTAAGGGTAAATCTACACTTCTAAATAATATTGCAAAAGAGCTAAAACCACTTAGTGGAACTATTGATTATCATGGAACTACTACTTTTGGTCACTTTGGACAAACAAATATTTCTCATCTTAATCCAAACAATACAATTATGGATGAAATCTATGTTTCAAATGCAAAACTTCCTGAAGCTACAGTAAGGGGTATTTGTGGTTCCATGATGTTTAGTGGAGATGATGTTAAAAAGAAAATTTCACTTTTATCAGGGGGAGAAAAAAGTAGGGTAATGCTAGGACAAATCTTAGCAAAAGATGTAAACTTACTGTTTCTTGATGAGCCTACAAACCACCTTGATATGCAATCAATTGATTCCCTTACAAAAGCTATTAAAAACTTTGAAGGTTCTTGTATCATTGTAACTCACTCAGAAGAGTTATTAAGACAAGTATGTGATAGACTTATTGTTTTCGCAAAAGATGGAGCTGATTATTTTGATGGAACTTATGATGAGTTCTTAGAGAAAATTGGTTGGGAAGAGGAAGAAGGTGAAGAACAAAAAGAGAAACCAAAACAACCTAAAGTAAATAAAAAAGAGAACAAAAAGTTAAGAGCTTCAATTATTCAAGAAAGAAGTAAAGAAACAAATCCTTTAAAAAAGAAGATTGAGAAACTTGAAAACTCTATTATGGAAATAGAAGACCACATTGAAAAACAACAAGCAGAACTAATCCAAGCTTCAAATCAAGGTGATAATAGCAAGATTATAGAGCTATCTCAAGTTATCAAAAAACAAGAAGATGAAGTAGAGCAGATGTTTGAATCTTTAGAAGAGAATCAACTTAAATTAGACGAGTTGATGGTTTTATATGATAAGAAGCTAGAAGAGATTTAG
- the aceE gene encoding pyruvate dehydrogenase (acetyl-transferring), homodimeric type, giving the protein MSDLNLNDIDPAETQEWIEALDAVLETEGPRRAHYLLEKLIDKARRKGTYLPFKATTAYLNSIDVNDEPKMPGDRDIEKKIRSAIRWNAAMMVQRASKKNLELGGHIASFQSSATLYDVGFNHFFRAPNEKDGGDLIFYQGHIAPGIYARSFVEGRISQEQMDNFRQEALEDGLSSYPHPKLMPEYWQFPTVSMGLGPIQAIYQARFLKYLTDRGIKDCSEQKVYCYMGDGECDEPESLGAIGLAGREGLDNLVFVINCNLQRLDGPVRGNGKIIQELEGNFRGNGWRVVKVIWGRHWDELLRKDTSGKLLQLMEETVDGEYQNFKQKGGAYTRENFFNKYPETAKLVENMSDAEIFALNRGGHDPLKVYAAYKAAQETKDRPTVILAKTVKGYGMGEAAEGKNIAHGVKKVDTDSLKQFRDRFRIPVSDEDLENYPYYTFAEDSEEMKYMKERRAELHGALPQRRPKFTEKLEIPTLDKFKAVLDGSGDREISTTMAFVRILNVLVKDKKIGKRVVPIVPDEARTFGMEGMFRQLGIYSSEGQQYIPQDRDQVAYYKEDKKGQVLQEGINELGAMGSWIAAATSYSVNDCPMIPFYIFYSMFGFQRTGDITWAAGDQMARGFLVGGTSGRTTLNGEGLQHEDGHSHIIANTVPNCVSYDPTFGYELAVIVQKGIERMYGENQEDVFYYLTTLNENYKQPAMPEGVEEGILKGIYKFKTVDAKENFKVKLLGSGSIFQQVLAAADILANEYGIASDIYSATSYNELTREAQDVERRNFLNVDAEDEIAYVDQVLGSDDENIIISATDYMKSYSEQIAPFVKGTFKALGTDGFGRSDSRANLRTFFEVDTNYIVFTTLAQLAKLGKVEKSVVTEAMKKYNIDANKLNPLKA; this is encoded by the coding sequence ATGTCAGATTTAAACTTAAATGATATTGATCCGGCTGAAACACAAGAGTGGATAGAGGCCTTAGATGCAGTATTAGAAACAGAAGGACCTAGAAGAGCACATTATCTTTTAGAAAAACTAATTGATAAAGCTAGAAGAAAAGGAACTTACTTACCTTTTAAGGCAACTACAGCATATTTAAATAGTATTGATGTAAACGATGAACCTAAAATGCCAGGTGATAGAGATATTGAAAAGAAAATCAGATCTGCTATCAGATGGAATGCAGCAATGATGGTACAAAGAGCATCTAAAAAGAACTTAGAGCTTGGTGGACACATCGCATCTTTCCAATCATCTGCTACATTATATGATGTTGGATTTAATCACTTCTTTAGAGCACCAAATGAAAAAGATGGTGGAGATTTAATTTTTTATCAAGGACATATTGCTCCTGGTATTTATGCAAGATCTTTTGTTGAGGGAAGAATTTCTCAAGAACAAATGGATAACTTCAGACAAGAAGCATTGGAAGATGGATTATCTTCATACCCACACCCAAAACTTATGCCTGAGTATTGGCAGTTCCCAACAGTATCAATGGGTCTTGGACCAATTCAAGCAATTTATCAAGCAAGATTCTTAAAATACTTAACAGATAGAGGAATCAAAGATTGTTCTGAACAAAAAGTATATTGTTATATGGGTGATGGTGAGTGTGATGAGCCAGAATCATTAGGTGCAATTGGACTTGCAGGTAGAGAAGGACTAGATAACTTAGTATTCGTTATTAACTGTAACTTACAAAGACTTGATGGTCCAGTAAGAGGAAACGGTAAAATCATTCAAGAGCTTGAAGGTAACTTCAGAGGAAATGGATGGAGAGTAGTTAAAGTAATCTGGGGAAGACATTGGGATGAACTATTAAGAAAAGATACATCTGGAAAACTTCTTCAACTTATGGAAGAGACTGTTGATGGTGAGTACCAAAACTTTAAACAAAAAGGTGGAGCTTACACAAGAGAGAACTTCTTTAATAAATACCCAGAAACTGCAAAATTAGTTGAAAATATGTCTGATGCTGAAATTTTTGCATTAAACAGAGGTGGACATGACCCATTAAAAGTTTATGCAGCATATAAAGCGGCACAAGAGACTAAAGATAGACCAACTGTAATCCTAGCAAAAACTGTAAAAGGTTATGGAATGGGTGAAGCAGCAGAAGGTAAAAATATTGCTCACGGTGTTAAAAAAGTTGACACTGATTCATTAAAACAATTTAGAGATAGATTCAGAATTCCAGTTTCTGATGAAGATTTAGAGAACTACCCATATTATACATTTGCTGAAGATTCAGAAGAAATGAAATATATGAAAGAAAGAAGAGCTGAATTACATGGAGCACTTCCTCAAAGAAGACCAAAGTTCACTGAAAAGCTTGAAATTCCTACTTTAGATAAATTCAAAGCTGTATTAGATGGAAGTGGAGATAGAGAAATTTCTACAACTATGGCATTCGTAAGAATCTTAAATGTATTAGTTAAAGATAAGAAAATTGGAAAAAGAGTTGTTCCAATCGTTCCAGATGAAGCTAGAACATTTGGTATGGAAGGTATGTTTAGACAATTAGGTATCTACTCTTCTGAAGGTCAACAATATATTCCTCAAGATAGAGACCAAGTTGCATACTATAAAGAAGATAAAAAAGGTCAAGTACTTCAAGAAGGTATTAATGAGCTTGGTGCTATGGGTTCTTGGATTGCAGCAGCAACTTCATACTCTGTAAATGATTGTCCAATGATTCCATTCTATATCTTCTACTCAATGTTTGGATTCCAAAGAACAGGTGATATCACTTGGGCAGCAGGTGACCAAATGGCTAGAGGTTTCTTAGTTGGTGGAACATCAGGTAGAACTACATTAAATGGTGAAGGTTTACAACACGAAGATGGACATTCACACATTATTGCTAATACAGTACCTAACTGTGTATCTTATGACCCAACATTTGGATATGAGCTTGCAGTTATCGTTCAAAAAGGTATTGAAAGAATGTATGGTGAAAACCAAGAAGATGTATTCTATTACTTAACAACATTAAATGAGAACTACAAACAACCTGCAATGCCAGAAGGTGTTGAAGAAGGAATTTTAAAAGGTATCTATAAGTTTAAAACTGTTGATGCTAAAGAGAACTTCAAAGTTAAATTATTAGGTTCTGGTTCAATTTTCCAACAAGTATTAGCAGCAGCTGATATTTTAGCAAACGAGTATGGAATCGCTTCAGATATTTACTCTGCTACTTCATATAATGAATTAACAAGAGAAGCACAAGACGTTGAAAGAAGAAACTTCTTAAATGTTGATGCTGAAGATGAGATTGCATATGTTGACCAAGTTCTTGGAAGTGATGATGAAAACATTATTATCTCTGCAACTGATTACATGAAATCATACTCTGAGCAAATTGCTCCATTTGTAAAAGGAACATTTAAAGCATTAGGAACTGATGGATTCGGAAGATCAGATAGTAGAGCGAACTTAAGAACGTTCTTCGAAGTTGATACTAACTATATTGTATTTACTACATTAGCACAATTAGCTAAATTAGGTAAAGTTGAAAAATCAGTTGTTACTGAAGCAATGAAAAAATACAATATTGATGCAAATAAACTAAACCCACTAAAAGCATAA
- a CDS encoding PIN domain-containing protein, whose translation MSANKPSKKNYIFIDFENVQPSSLNIPENNNYKVFIFVGANQKKIPVELATSIQNLGNKAEYIIINGVGKNALDFHIAFYIGKLSVTEPTAFFHIISKDTGYDVLISHLKEKKISVYRYTNFNEIPLVKKSTFETLSANAQITEIADYLVRRGNAKPRKVNTLANTIMSISGRTLCQEKINDLINLLEQKKMITIKDKSVTYKLRNSK comes from the coding sequence ATGAGTGCAAATAAACCTAGTAAGAAAAACTATATCTTTATTGATTTTGAAAATGTGCAACCTTCATCACTAAACATTCCAGAAAACAACAACTACAAAGTTTTCATTTTTGTTGGAGCAAACCAAAAGAAAATACCTGTAGAACTTGCAACATCTATACAAAATCTAGGAAACAAAGCTGAATACATAATTATAAATGGAGTTGGTAAAAATGCATTAGATTTTCATATTGCTTTTTATATAGGAAAACTAAGTGTAACTGAACCTACTGCTTTTTTTCATATAATATCAAAGGACACTGGATATGATGTATTGATTTCACATCTAAAAGAAAAAAAGATATCTGTCTACAGATATACAAATTTCAATGAAATCCCACTTGTAAAGAAGTCTACTTTTGAAACACTCTCAGCAAATGCACAAATCACTGAAATAGCTGATTACTTAGTAAGAAGAGGAAATGCAAAACCTAGAAAGGTAAATACTCTAGCAAATACTATTATGTCTATATCTGGAAGAACTTTATGTCAAGAAAAAATAAATGATTTAATAAACCTTTTAGAACAGAAAAAAATGATAACAATAAAAGATAAAAGTGTTACATATAAGTTAAGAAATAGCAAATAA
- the aceF gene encoding dihydrolipoyllysine-residue acetyltransferase codes for MSTLVDIFIPDLGADKDVDLIEIMVEVGETVEVEDGLITLETEKASMDVPTTHAGVIKEILVKVGDKVNSGDLIARVEVEEEGTAEEKVEEAPAAPVQEQKTEEVAAAPAADSSEPMGLEAAEAELKAISAAGAEISCQFVNEQTICSVVEEVHVPDLGADKDVDLIDVMVSVGDTVEFEDGLITLETEKASMDVPAPFAGEIIELAVEAGMKVNSGDLIAKMVKTVVMESKVPTPAKKEEPVKKEEPKKTTTVQEVAAVSAPEATSVLTEKAKKIYASPSVRKVAREFGVDLGFVKGTGRKGRILKDDIKAYVKEQLSKPAVAAAGTGTGLGFNFPELKEIDFSQFGEIETVELSRIQKISGPSLHRNWVSMPHVTQFDESDITEMESFRKAQNAIADGFKLSPLVFVVKAVAKALEIHPKFNASLSADGQSLIMKKYFNIAIAVDTPNGLVVPVIKDVDKKGFKEIALEMADISSRAREGKLKSADMQGASFTISSLGGIGGTKFTPIINAPEVAILGLSKSEMKPVWDGENFVPRLMLPLSLSYDHKVIDGADGARFTTTLSKLLSDIRLLSL; via the coding sequence ATGAGTACTTTAGTAGATATTTTTATTCCTGATTTAGGAGCGGACAAAGACGTTGATTTAATTGAAATCATGGTTGAAGTTGGTGAAACTGTAGAAGTTGAAGATGGTCTTATTACTTTAGAGACTGAAAAAGCTTCTATGGATGTTCCTACAACTCATGCAGGCGTTATTAAAGAAATTCTTGTAAAAGTTGGAGATAAAGTAAACTCTGGTGATTTAATCGCTAGAGTTGAAGTTGAAGAAGAGGGTACAGCTGAAGAGAAAGTTGAAGAAGCTCCAGCCGCTCCTGTGCAAGAACAAAAAACAGAAGAAGTTGCAGCAGCTCCTGCAGCTGATTCATCTGAACCAATGGGATTAGAAGCAGCAGAAGCTGAATTAAAAGCTATTTCAGCAGCTGGTGCAGAAATCTCTTGTCAATTTGTAAATGAGCAAACTATTTGTTCTGTAGTTGAAGAAGTTCATGTACCAGATTTAGGTGCGGATAAAGATGTTGATTTAATTGATGTAATGGTTTCAGTTGGTGATACAGTAGAGTTTGAAGACGGTCTTATTACTTTAGAGACTGAAAAAGCTTCTATGGATGTACCAGCTCCATTTGCAGGTGAGATTATTGAATTAGCAGTTGAAGCTGGAATGAAAGTAAATTCTGGTGATTTAATTGCAAAAATGGTTAAAACTGTAGTTATGGAATCAAAAGTTCCAACTCCAGCTAAAAAAGAAGAACCAGTTAAAAAAGAAGAGCCAAAGAAAACTACAACTGTTCAAGAAGTTGCAGCAGTAAGTGCACCTGAAGCTACATCTGTATTAACTGAAAAAGCTAAGAAAATCTATGCTTCTCCTTCAGTTAGAAAAGTTGCAAGAGAGTTTGGTGTTGACTTAGGTTTTGTAAAAGGAACTGGTAGAAAAGGAAGAATCCTTAAAGACGATATTAAAGCTTATGTAAAAGAGCAATTATCTAAACCAGCAGTAGCAGCTGCAGGAACTGGAACAGGTCTTGGATTTAACTTCCCTGAGCTTAAAGAGATTGATTTCTCACAATTTGGTGAGATTGAAACTGTTGAGCTTAGTAGAATTCAAAAGATTTCTGGACCATCATTACATAGAAACTGGGTTTCAATGCCTCACGTTACTCAATTTGATGAATCAGATATTACTGAGATGGAAAGCTTTAGAAAAGCACAAAATGCAATTGCAGATGGATTTAAATTATCTCCATTAGTATTTGTAGTTAAAGCAGTAGCTAAAGCACTTGAAATTCATCCAAAATTCAATGCTTCATTAAGTGCAGATGGACAAAGTCTGATTATGAAGAAATACTTCAATATTGCAATTGCAGTTGATACTCCAAATGGTCTTGTAGTTCCTGTAATCAAAGATGTTGATAAAAAAGGTTTCAAAGAGATTGCTCTTGAAATGGCAGATATCTCAAGCAGAGCTAGAGAAGGTAAACTTAAATCAGCTGATATGCAAGGTGCATCATTTACAATTTCTTCTTTAGGTGGAATTGGAGGAACTAAATTTACTCCAATCATTAATGCTCCTGAAGTTGCAATTTTAGGATTATCTAAATCTGAAATGAAACCAGTATGGGATGGAGAAAACTTTGTACCAAGATTAATGTTACCATTATCATTATCTTATGACCACAAAGTAATTGATGGAGCTGATGGTGCTAGATTTACTACTACATTATCTAAGCTTTTAAGTGACATCAGACTATTAAGTCTATAA
- a CDS encoding DUF2238 domain-containing protein has protein sequence MEKSHKIIYSIYILIWIILAINPKYPEDWFLENILVFLLFPFVLWSDIKYKYTLLSIFFLLIFASLHSLGAHFTYAQMEYFDFITQLFGFERNHFDRVVHFLFGLLVFRSLFEIVVVYSNSLKSALFFTFTLVVCIATIYELVEWFAAVTFYPELGMAFLGTQGDIWDAHKDTLLACIGALINIMFYNHYKKLWVLKKFK, from the coding sequence ATGGAAAAGTCTCATAAAATCATCTATAGTATTTATATATTGATTTGGATTATTTTAGCAATAAACCCTAAATATCCAGAAGACTGGTTTTTGGAAAATATATTAGTATTTCTACTTTTTCCATTTGTACTTTGGTCTGATATAAAATACAAATACACTCTTTTAAGTATCTTTTTCCTTTTAATATTTGCAAGTTTACACTCACTTGGTGCTCACTTTACATATGCCCAAATGGAGTACTTTGATTTTATAACACAACTCTTTGGCTTTGAAAGAAATCATTTTGATAGAGTAGTACATTTTCTTTTTGGACTACTTGTTTTTAGAAGTTTATTTGAGATAGTTGTTGTTTATTCAAATAGTTTAAAAAGTGCCCTATTTTTTACTTTTACTTTAGTGGTTTGTATTGCTACAATTTATGAATTAGTAGAATGGTTTGCAGCAGTTACTTTCTACCCTGAATTAGGAATGGCTTTCTTAGGAACACAAGGAGATATTTGGGATGCACATAAAGATACACTTTTAGCTTGTATTGGTGCACTTATTAATATAATGTTTTATAATCATTACAAAAAGCTATGGGTTTTAAAGAAATTTAAATAA